One region of Anaeromyxobacter paludicola genomic DNA includes:
- a CDS encoding arginine--tRNA ligase gives MVRDLVIQLFRDALARGAAEGRWPAPPPFAVDAPRDPRHGDFAVNAAMVLAKAAGKPPRELAQAIVDAVRAGDANGDLAALEIAGPGFINVRLAPDVWFRALGEVEERGESFGRTEVGKGRKVIVEYVSANPTGPMHVGHGRNAVVGDGVARLLAWSGHEVTREYYVNDYGAQVQTLARSVHLRYQELHGRTVTMPPKSYPGEYVVDIARELQEEYGDAYLDAPESRWLDLFRDRAVVHVLGLIRGDLAAVNIAFDRWSSEKALYQSGTVDRFIRHLEERDLVYVGKLPPPKSKKGQPPPQPQPDEEGVSVADDLTLFRSSQYGDEVDRPVKKSDGTPTYFCADIAYHWDKRQRADALVDVLGADHAGYVPRLHAALEALGAKRDDLHVVLIQMVNLTRGGEAVKMSKRAGTVVSLREVVEEVGRDATRFFFLTRRSDAQLDFDLELAKRQSLDNPVFYVQYGHARLASILAKAKEAGLPEPSFDLAAVRRLTTPEEQELMRRVVAFPDLLSGAALAYEPHRVAFWLQETIAAFHSYYTQGKKTGERVIGTDPTTTAGRLYLCKALKQVLANGLAALGVAAPERMETRDIGEDA, from the coding sequence ATGGTCCGCGATCTCGTCATCCAGCTCTTCCGCGACGCCCTGGCGCGCGGCGCCGCCGAGGGCCGCTGGCCCGCGCCCCCTCCCTTCGCCGTGGACGCTCCGCGCGACCCGCGCCACGGGGACTTCGCCGTCAACGCCGCCATGGTGCTCGCGAAGGCGGCCGGCAAGCCGCCGCGCGAGCTCGCGCAGGCCATCGTGGACGCGGTCCGCGCCGGGGACGCGAACGGCGACCTGGCCGCCCTGGAGATCGCCGGGCCCGGCTTCATCAACGTGCGGCTCGCGCCCGACGTCTGGTTCCGCGCCCTCGGCGAGGTCGAGGAGCGGGGCGAGTCCTTCGGCCGGACCGAGGTCGGCAAGGGGCGCAAGGTCATCGTGGAGTACGTCTCGGCCAACCCCACCGGCCCCATGCACGTCGGCCACGGGCGCAACGCGGTGGTGGGCGACGGCGTGGCGCGGCTGCTCGCCTGGAGCGGCCACGAGGTGACCCGCGAGTACTACGTCAACGACTACGGCGCGCAGGTCCAGACGCTGGCGCGCTCGGTCCACCTCCGGTACCAGGAGCTGCACGGGCGCACGGTCACCATGCCGCCCAAGAGCTACCCCGGCGAGTACGTCGTGGACATCGCCCGGGAGCTGCAGGAGGAGTACGGGGACGCGTACCTGGATGCGCCGGAGTCGCGGTGGCTCGACCTCTTCCGCGACCGGGCGGTGGTCCACGTGCTCGGGCTCATCCGCGGGGACCTCGCCGCGGTGAACATCGCGTTCGATCGCTGGTCGTCCGAGAAGGCGCTCTACCAGTCGGGCACGGTGGACCGCTTCATCCGCCACCTGGAGGAGCGCGACCTCGTCTACGTCGGGAAGCTGCCGCCGCCCAAGTCGAAGAAGGGGCAGCCGCCCCCGCAGCCGCAGCCGGACGAGGAGGGCGTCTCGGTCGCCGACGACCTCACGCTCTTCCGCTCCTCGCAGTACGGCGACGAGGTGGACCGCCCGGTGAAGAAGTCGGACGGCACCCCCACCTACTTCTGCGCCGACATCGCGTACCACTGGGACAAGCGACAGCGGGCCGACGCCCTCGTGGACGTGCTCGGGGCCGACCACGCCGGCTACGTGCCGCGGCTCCACGCCGCGCTCGAGGCGCTCGGCGCCAAGCGCGACGACCTCCACGTCGTGCTCATCCAGATGGTCAACCTCACCCGCGGCGGCGAGGCGGTGAAGATGTCGAAGCGCGCCGGCACCGTGGTGAGCCTGCGCGAGGTGGTGGAGGAGGTGGGCCGGGACGCCACCCGGTTCTTCTTCCTCACCCGCCGCTCCGACGCGCAGCTCGACTTCGATCTCGAGCTCGCGAAGAGGCAGTCGCTCGACAACCCGGTCTTCTACGTGCAGTACGGCCACGCGCGCCTCGCGAGCATCCTCGCGAAGGCCAAGGAGGCGGGGCTGCCGGAGCCGTCCTTCGACCTCGCCGCCGTCCGCCGGCTCACGACGCCCGAGGAGCAGGAGCTCATGCGGCGGGTGGTGGCGTTCCCGGACCTCCTCTCCGGCGCCGCGCTCGCCTACGAGCCCCACCGGGTCGCCTTCTGGCTGCAGGAGACCATCGCCGCCTTCCACAGCTACTACACGCAGGGCAAGAAGACGGGCGAGCGGGTCATCGGCACCGACCCGACCACCACCGCGGGGCGCCTCTACCTCTGCAAGGCGCTCAAGCAGGTGCTCGCGAACGGGCTCGCCGCCCTGGGCGTCGCCGCGCCCGAGCGGATGGAAACTCGCGATATCGGCGAGGACGCCTAG
- a CDS encoding HIT family protein: MEKPLWAPWRMAFIDAPKPEGCIFCQFPAEEGAEADRRNLIVHRSARAFSILNRFPYNSGHVMVIPRAHVARLEDLAPEDFQELHEELRRAVVAVRAAYRPEGMNVGMNLGRSAGAGIADHLHYHVVPRWTGDNNFMPVLADVRVMVQHLDESWERISAAFQQP; the protein is encoded by the coding sequence ATGGAAAAGCCGCTCTGGGCGCCCTGGCGCATGGCCTTCATCGACGCCCCCAAGCCGGAGGGCTGCATCTTCTGCCAGTTCCCGGCGGAGGAGGGCGCCGAGGCCGACCGGCGGAACCTCATCGTCCACCGGAGCGCGCGGGCCTTCTCGATCCTGAACCGCTTCCCCTACAACTCGGGGCACGTGATGGTCATCCCGCGCGCCCACGTGGCCCGGCTCGAGGACCTCGCCCCCGAGGACTTCCAGGAGCTCCACGAGGAGCTGCGCCGGGCGGTGGTGGCGGTGCGCGCCGCCTACCGGCCGGAGGGCATGAACGTGGGGATGAACCTGGGCCGCTCCGCGGGCGCCGGGATCGCCGATCACCTGCACTACCACGTGGTGCCGCGCTGGACCGGCGACAACAACTTCATGCCGGTGCTGGCGGACGTCCGCGTGATGGTGCAGCACCTCGACGAGTCCTGGGAGCGGATCTCCGCCGCGTTCCAGCAGCCCTGA
- the sppA gene encoding signal peptide peptidase SppA, with the protein MEPHDPSQPLPTTPVGAAPQWSAPPPPPPSWGPPPGWPWPPPRQRSGLGLALGVLAFLLLGFVAFSLLVYSAVRGEGPRLSTGPRIGIVEVKGTIGGGRGAVDSDEVLKTVKRYADDDEMRAVVVRIDSPGGSVAPSQEIYDELRKLVARKKAVVCSMGNMAASGGFYVAMACPVILAEPGTLTGSIGVISQFPNLKGLAERFDVRVETIKSGKLKDAGNPFRDMNPDDRVYWQSLVDQVYLQFVAAVSESRHLPPEEVKKFADGRVLTGETAHQLKLVDALGNFNDAVDLAKRKAGLKGEPHLVYPPEDRAKLLDTLLGNGVRSVADAVRSEVAKDAMGAAGPGLYYLAR; encoded by the coding sequence ATGGAACCGCACGACCCGAGCCAGCCGCTCCCCACCACGCCGGTCGGAGCGGCGCCGCAGTGGAGCGCGCCGCCTCCTCCGCCGCCGTCCTGGGGGCCGCCGCCGGGCTGGCCCTGGCCGCCGCCGCGCCAGCGCTCCGGGCTCGGCCTCGCGCTCGGCGTGCTCGCGTTCCTGCTCCTCGGCTTCGTCGCCTTCTCGCTCCTCGTCTACAGCGCGGTGCGCGGCGAGGGGCCGCGCCTCTCGACCGGCCCGCGCATCGGCATCGTCGAGGTGAAGGGGACCATCGGCGGCGGCCGCGGCGCGGTGGACTCCGACGAGGTGCTCAAGACCGTCAAGCGCTACGCCGACGACGACGAGATGCGGGCGGTGGTCGTGCGCATCGACTCGCCGGGCGGCTCGGTGGCGCCGTCGCAGGAGATCTACGACGAGCTGCGCAAGCTCGTCGCCCGGAAGAAGGCGGTGGTCTGCTCGATGGGCAACATGGCGGCCTCCGGCGGCTTCTACGTCGCGATGGCCTGCCCGGTGATCCTGGCCGAGCCCGGCACGCTCACCGGCTCCATCGGCGTCATCAGCCAGTTCCCGAACCTGAAGGGGCTCGCCGAGCGGTTCGACGTCCGGGTCGAGACCATCAAGAGCGGCAAGCTCAAGGACGCGGGCAACCCGTTCCGCGACATGAACCCGGACGACCGCGTCTACTGGCAGTCGCTCGTGGACCAGGTGTACCTGCAGTTCGTGGCGGCGGTCTCCGAGTCGCGCCACCTCCCGCCCGAGGAGGTGAAGAAGTTCGCCGACGGTCGGGTGCTCACCGGCGAGACCGCGCACCAGCTCAAGCTCGTGGACGCGCTCGGCAACTTCAACGACGCGGTGGACCTGGCGAAGCGCAAGGCGGGGCTCAAGGGCGAGCCGCACCTCGTCTACCCGCCGGAGGACCGGGCGAAGCTGCTCGACACGCTGCTCGGCAACGGGGTCCGCTCGGTCGCGGACGCGGTGCGCAGCGAGGTCGCGAAGGACGCCATGGGCGCCGCCGGCCCCGGGCTCTACTACCTGGCGCGCTAG
- a CDS encoding 30S ribosomal protein S1 yields the protein MENQTPVAPEAEVEDFATLFAQSEAQSGQVEEGKVVHGTVIQLTKDFAVIDIGYKSEGQVAISEFVAAPGAEPAVKVGDKVEVLVESRENDTGMVVLSKEKADKMRIWDEISAACERDELVEGVIVGRVKGGLSVDIGVKAFLPGSQVDIRPVRNLDKLIGEKFKFKVIKFNKKRGNIVLSRRVLLEKEREELKKETLKNLKEGAVLKGVVKNLTDYGAFIDLGGIDGLLHVTDMSWGRIGHPSEMFEVGQEVRVVVLKFDPASERVSLGLKQIQEDPWHRADEKYPVGTRVKGKVVSLTDYGAFIELEQGVEGLVHVSEMSWTKRVKHPSKIVNIGDQVEAVVLDIDPKAKRISLGMKQIEANPWTLLEDKYPIGTTIRGEVRNVTDFGIFVGVEEGIDGLVHVSDISWTERIKHPGEKFKKGDVVEAVVLNIDVENERFSLGIKQAQPDPWTTLAERHPVGARVKGKVTKVTDFGAFVEIEPGIEGLVHVSELREERTENPRDVVSEGQELEVKVIDLDLQDRKIALSVKALSRDGDDDYREYLRRQNEGGRARLGDLMEKFNRRNR from the coding sequence ATGGAGAATCAGACTCCCGTTGCGCCCGAGGCCGAGGTCGAGGACTTCGCCACCCTGTTCGCCCAGAGCGAGGCTCAGAGCGGTCAGGTCGAGGAAGGCAAGGTCGTCCACGGCACCGTCATCCAGCTGACCAAGGACTTCGCCGTCATCGACATCGGCTACAAGTCCGAGGGCCAGGTGGCCATCTCGGAGTTCGTCGCCGCCCCCGGCGCCGAGCCCGCCGTCAAGGTGGGTGACAAGGTGGAGGTTCTCGTGGAGTCCCGCGAGAACGACACCGGCATGGTCGTCCTCTCCAAGGAGAAGGCCGACAAGATGCGCATCTGGGACGAGATCTCCGCCGCGTGCGAGCGCGACGAGCTCGTCGAGGGCGTCATCGTCGGCCGCGTGAAGGGCGGCCTCTCCGTCGACATCGGCGTGAAGGCCTTCCTCCCCGGCTCGCAGGTCGACATCCGCCCGGTGCGGAACCTCGACAAGCTCATCGGCGAGAAGTTCAAGTTCAAGGTCATCAAGTTCAACAAGAAGCGGGGCAACATCGTCCTCTCCCGCCGCGTGCTGCTCGAGAAGGAGCGCGAGGAGCTCAAGAAGGAGACCCTCAAGAACCTCAAGGAGGGCGCGGTCCTCAAGGGCGTGGTCAAGAACCTCACCGACTACGGCGCCTTCATCGACCTCGGCGGCATCGACGGCCTGCTCCACGTCACCGACATGAGCTGGGGCCGCATCGGCCACCCGAGCGAGATGTTCGAGGTGGGCCAGGAGGTCCGGGTCGTCGTCCTCAAGTTCGACCCCGCCAGCGAGCGCGTCAGCCTGGGCCTCAAGCAGATCCAGGAGGACCCGTGGCACCGCGCCGACGAGAAGTACCCGGTCGGCACGCGGGTCAAGGGCAAGGTGGTCAGCCTGACCGACTACGGCGCCTTCATCGAGCTCGAGCAGGGCGTCGAGGGCCTGGTCCACGTCAGCGAGATGAGCTGGACCAAGCGCGTGAAGCACCCCTCGAAGATCGTCAACATCGGCGATCAGGTCGAGGCGGTGGTGCTCGACATCGACCCCAAGGCCAAGCGCATCAGCCTCGGCATGAAGCAGATCGAGGCGAACCCCTGGACGCTCCTCGAGGACAAGTACCCGATCGGCACCACGATCCGCGGCGAGGTCCGCAACGTGACCGACTTCGGCATCTTCGTCGGCGTCGAGGAGGGCATCGACGGCCTCGTGCACGTGTCCGACATCAGCTGGACCGAGCGCATCAAGCACCCGGGCGAGAAGTTCAAGAAGGGTGACGTGGTCGAGGCGGTGGTCCTCAACATCGACGTCGAGAACGAGCGCTTCAGCCTCGGCATCAAGCAGGCCCAGCCGGATCCGTGGACCACGCTCGCCGAGCGCCACCCGGTCGGCGCCCGCGTCAAGGGCAAGGTCACGAAGGTCACCGACTTCGGCGCCTTCGTGGAGATCGAGCCCGGCATCGAGGGCCTGGTGCACGTGTCCGAGCTGCGCGAGGAGCGCACCGAGAACCCGCGCGACGTGGTCAGCGAGGGCCAGGAGCTCGAGGTGAAGGTCATCGACCTCGACCTCCAGGACCGCAAGATCGCCCTCTCCGTCAAGGCGCTCAGCCGCGACGGCGACGACGACTACCGCGAGTACCTGCGCCGCCAGAACGAGGGCGGCCGCGCTCGCCTCGGCGACCTCATGGAGAAGTTCAACCGGCGCAACCGGTAG
- the ispH gene encoding 4-hydroxy-3-methylbut-2-enyl diphosphate reductase: MEVKIARTAGFCWGVRRTMDKVDEVAASAAGPVVTLGPIIHNPQAVARMREKGVGTVAEVQEVAPGATVVVRTHGAVRTELERARARGLSVVDGTCPYVKFPQVMAQRLTREGYHLVVVGDANHAEVKGVVSFAEGPCTVMKPGGAVPEFKAKRVAVIAQTTCIGADFERAVGALALRHQEVRAVNTICSDTDERQADARALASEVDAVVVVGGKNSANTRHLAEICREIQPRTWHVETEDELDPSWFTGCTVVGLSAGASTPDWVIEGVAARLRDMR, encoded by the coding sequence ATGGAAGTGAAGATCGCCCGGACCGCTGGCTTCTGCTGGGGCGTGCGCCGCACCATGGACAAGGTGGACGAGGTGGCGGCGAGCGCCGCCGGCCCGGTGGTCACGCTCGGCCCCATCATCCACAACCCCCAGGCGGTGGCGCGGATGCGCGAGAAGGGGGTCGGCACCGTCGCCGAGGTCCAGGAGGTCGCGCCGGGCGCCACGGTGGTCGTCCGCACCCACGGCGCCGTCCGGACCGAGCTCGAGCGGGCGAGGGCGCGCGGGCTCTCGGTCGTGGACGGGACCTGCCCCTACGTGAAGTTCCCGCAGGTCATGGCGCAGCGGCTCACGCGCGAGGGCTACCACCTCGTCGTGGTCGGCGACGCGAACCACGCCGAGGTGAAGGGCGTGGTCTCCTTCGCCGAGGGGCCCTGCACCGTGATGAAGCCCGGGGGCGCGGTCCCGGAGTTCAAGGCGAAGCGGGTGGCGGTCATCGCCCAGACCACCTGCATCGGGGCAGACTTCGAGCGCGCGGTCGGCGCCCTGGCCCTCCGGCACCAGGAGGTCCGCGCGGTCAACACCATCTGCAGCGACACCGACGAGCGGCAGGCGGACGCCCGCGCGCTCGCGAGCGAGGTGGACGCGGTGGTGGTGGTGGGTGGGAAGAACAGCGCCAACACGCGCCACCTCGCCGAGATCTGCCGGGAGATCCAGCCGCGCACCTGGCACGTCGAGACCGAGGACGAGCTCGACCCCTCCTGGTTCACCGGCTGTACGGTGGTCGGGCTCAGCGCCGGCGCCTCCACCCCCGACTGGGTCATCGAGGGGGTGGCCGCCAGGTTGAGGGACATGCGCTGA
- the cmk gene encoding (d)CMP kinase — MSRPFIVAIDGPAGAGKSTTSRRLAARLGFAMVDTGAIYRTVALAARRAAIAFDDDAALGPLLPALCIRFAPPPGGEGAQRVLLGEEDVSAAIRTPEMSLGASAVSARPVVRAALLDLQRRLATAPGNAGAVLEGRDIGTVVFPDADAKFFLTASPEVRARRRFAELQARGDTTPFEQVLADQLKRDADDSSRAVAPLRPAADARVFDSTALSLDEVVEALAGEVRARVAQGVDPR; from the coding sequence GTGAGCCGCCCGTTCATCGTCGCCATCGACGGGCCGGCCGGCGCCGGCAAGAGCACCACCTCCCGGCGCCTCGCCGCCCGGCTCGGGTTCGCCATGGTGGACACCGGCGCCATCTACCGGACGGTGGCGCTCGCCGCCCGCCGGGCCGCGATCGCCTTCGACGACGACGCCGCGCTGGGGCCGCTCTTGCCGGCGCTCTGCATCCGGTTCGCGCCGCCGCCGGGCGGGGAGGGCGCCCAGCGGGTGCTGCTCGGCGAGGAGGACGTCTCCGCCGCCATCCGCACGCCCGAGATGTCGCTCGGGGCGAGCGCGGTCTCCGCCCGCCCGGTGGTGCGCGCGGCGCTGCTCGACCTGCAGCGCCGCCTCGCGACCGCCCCGGGCAACGCCGGGGCGGTGCTCGAGGGACGCGACATCGGCACCGTGGTCTTCCCCGACGCGGACGCCAAGTTCTTCCTCACCGCCTCGCCCGAGGTCCGGGCGCGCCGCCGCTTCGCCGAGCTCCAGGCCCGCGGCGACACGACCCCCTTCGAGCAGGTGCTCGCCGACCAGCTGAAGCGCGACGCCGACGACTCCTCGCGCGCCGTGGCGCCCCTCCGGCCGGCCGCCGACGCGCGGGTCTTCGACTCGACCGCCCTCTCGCTCGACGAGGTGGTGGAGGCGCTGGCGGGAGAGGTCCGGGCGCGCGTGGCGCAGGGTGTCGACCCGCGTTAG
- the hisC gene encoding histidinol-phosphate transaminase, whose amino-acid sequence MPLVPPNVASLTPYVPGKPIEEVEREYGISNVAKLASNENALGPSPRAVAAAREACAKVHLYPDGSAFALRGALAARLGVTPEEVVLGHGSNEIIELLVRTFICPGEEVLTSAQSFVCYRLAAQAHGCPCVEAPMKDRAYDLDAIAARLSPRTKLIFLANPDNPTGTWFGAEALERFLARVPASVLVVLDEAYVEFASAPGFPDALALRRRHPNLVTLRTFSKVYGLAGLRVGYGVASPEVVGWLDRLRAPFNTSLVAQEAAIAALADEEHLARSRALVASERPFLEERLAALGGRVLPSQANFLFVDFPGHGAREVFEGLLRRGVVARPMAGYGFPTAQRITVGLHAENEKCLAALREVLAT is encoded by the coding sequence ATGCCGCTCGTCCCTCCGAACGTCGCCTCGCTGACCCCGTACGTCCCCGGCAAGCCCATCGAGGAGGTGGAGCGGGAGTACGGCATCTCGAACGTGGCCAAGCTCGCGTCCAACGAGAACGCGCTCGGCCCGAGCCCCCGCGCCGTGGCCGCCGCGCGGGAGGCCTGCGCGAAGGTCCACCTCTACCCCGACGGCAGCGCCTTCGCGCTCCGCGGCGCGCTCGCCGCCCGGCTCGGGGTGACGCCGGAGGAGGTGGTGCTCGGGCACGGCTCGAACGAGATCATCGAGCTGCTGGTCCGCACCTTCATCTGCCCGGGCGAGGAGGTCCTCACCTCGGCGCAGTCCTTCGTCTGCTACCGGCTGGCCGCGCAGGCGCACGGGTGCCCCTGCGTCGAGGCCCCGATGAAGGACCGGGCCTACGACCTCGACGCCATCGCGGCGCGCCTCTCGCCGCGCACGAAGCTCATCTTCCTCGCCAACCCGGACAACCCGACCGGCACCTGGTTCGGCGCCGAGGCGCTGGAGCGGTTCCTGGCGCGCGTCCCCGCGAGCGTGCTCGTGGTGCTCGACGAGGCGTACGTGGAGTTCGCGAGCGCGCCGGGGTTCCCGGACGCGCTGGCGCTGCGCCGCCGCCACCCGAACCTCGTCACCCTGCGCACCTTCTCCAAGGTCTACGGCCTCGCCGGCCTGCGCGTCGGCTACGGCGTGGCGAGCCCGGAGGTGGTGGGCTGGCTCGACCGGCTCCGCGCCCCCTTCAACACGAGCCTGGTGGCGCAGGAGGCGGCGATCGCCGCGCTGGCCGACGAGGAGCACCTCGCCCGGAGCCGGGCGCTCGTCGCCTCGGAGCGGCCCTTCCTCGAGGAGCGGCTCGCCGCGCTCGGCGGGCGGGTGCTGCCGAGCCAGGCCAACTTCCTCTTCGTGGACTTCCCGGGCCACGGGGCGCGCGAGGTCTTCGAGGGGCTGCTCCGCCGCGGCGTGGTGGCCCGCCCCATGGCCGGCTACGGGTTCCCCACCGCCCAGCGGATCACGGTCGGCCTGCACGCCGAGAACGAGAAGTGCCTCGCCGCCCTCCGCGAGGTCCTCGCCACGTGA
- a CDS encoding acetyl-CoA carboxylase carboxyltransferase subunit alpha, which yields MARTVYTLEFERPLLALEAKIAELKQLSTGTSVDFSDEIAKLEKKSRKLQAEIFRDLSRWQIVQLARHPNRPYTLDYVSTLFTDFVELEGDRRFAADRAIVAGFARFEGEPVLVIGHQKGRSTKENMLRNFGMPRPEGYRKARRLFDLADRFRRPIITFIDTPGAYPGIGAEERGQAEAIAVNLEVMASLGVPVISVVIGEGGSGGALGLGVANRILMLQYAWYNVISPESCSSILYRDASKAEKSADALKLTAKDLQSFGIVDQIVEESAGGAHRDAGVTAGNVAAAIRRHLGELSKLSPEELVRDRYEKFRAMGVYAAEG from the coding sequence GTGGCCAGAACCGTCTACACCCTCGAATTCGAGCGTCCGCTCCTCGCCCTCGAGGCGAAGATCGCGGAGCTGAAGCAGCTCTCCACCGGCACCTCCGTCGACTTCTCCGACGAGATCGCCAAGCTCGAGAAGAAGTCGCGCAAGCTGCAGGCCGAGATCTTCCGGGACCTGTCGCGCTGGCAGATCGTGCAGCTCGCGCGCCACCCCAACCGGCCCTACACGCTTGACTACGTCTCCACGCTCTTCACCGACTTCGTGGAGCTCGAGGGCGACCGGCGCTTCGCCGCCGACCGCGCCATCGTGGCCGGCTTCGCGCGCTTCGAGGGCGAGCCGGTGCTCGTCATCGGCCATCAGAAGGGGCGCAGCACGAAGGAGAACATGCTGCGGAACTTCGGCATGCCGCGGCCGGAGGGCTACCGGAAGGCCCGGCGGCTCTTCGACCTCGCCGACCGCTTCCGCCGCCCCATCATCACCTTCATCGACACCCCGGGCGCCTACCCCGGCATCGGCGCCGAGGAGCGCGGGCAGGCCGAGGCGATCGCGGTGAACCTCGAGGTCATGGCCTCGCTCGGCGTGCCGGTGATCTCGGTGGTGATCGGGGAGGGCGGCTCCGGCGGCGCCCTCGGCCTCGGCGTCGCCAACCGGATCCTGATGCTGCAGTACGCCTGGTACAACGTCATCTCCCCCGAGAGCTGCAGCTCCATCCTCTACCGCGACGCCAGCAAGGCGGAGAAGTCGGCCGACGCCCTCAAGCTCACCGCCAAGGACCTCCAGTCCTTCGGGATCGTGGACCAGATCGTGGAGGAGTCGGCCGGCGGCGCCCACCGCGACGCCGGCGTCACCGCCGGGAACGTGGCCGCCGCCATCCGCCGCCACCTCGGCGAGCTGTCGAAGCTCTCGCCGGAGGAGCTGGTGCGGGACCGCTACGAGAAGTTCCGGGCGATGGGGGTCTACGCCGCCGAGGGGTAG
- the miaA gene encoding tRNA (adenosine(37)-N6)-dimethylallyltransferase MiaA, translating into MPTTSVPRPFLLVVAGPTASGKTALAVELAVRLGGEVVNADSQQVYRGLDVGTAKPTPAERARARHHLLDVAEPGEGMDAARFCRLADEAIAGVAARGRLPIVCGGTGLYLRALLRGVAEAPGRDPALRAALEAEAARDGRAALHRRLAAVDPEAAARIRPNDLVRVVRALEMAASGRTQTEIFAAHRFAEPRYPARLLALDVPRPELHRRIDARVEAMFRGGILDEARALLERAGGALPPKLPIGYAEAAAAARGELAVDEAVRRVQAATRRYARRQVIWLRKEPSLEWLAPPADPAPLAEAVAAALPR; encoded by the coding sequence ATGCCGACGACTTCCGTGCCCCGCCCCTTCCTCCTCGTCGTCGCGGGCCCCACCGCGTCGGGCAAGACCGCGCTCGCGGTGGAGCTCGCGGTCCGGCTCGGCGGCGAGGTGGTGAACGCCGACTCGCAGCAGGTCTACCGCGGGCTCGACGTCGGCACCGCCAAGCCCACGCCGGCCGAGCGGGCGCGGGCGCGGCACCACCTGCTCGACGTGGCCGAGCCGGGGGAGGGGATGGACGCGGCCCGCTTCTGCCGGCTCGCCGACGAGGCCATCGCCGGCGTGGCCGCGCGCGGCCGGCTCCCCATCGTCTGCGGCGGCACCGGGCTCTACCTGCGCGCGCTGCTCCGCGGCGTGGCGGAGGCGCCCGGCCGCGACCCGGCGCTCCGGGCCGCGCTCGAGGCGGAGGCGGCGCGCGACGGGCGGGCCGCGCTGCACCGGCGGCTCGCGGCGGTGGATCCCGAGGCGGCGGCGCGGATCCGGCCGAACGATCTCGTGCGCGTGGTCCGGGCGCTGGAGATGGCCGCGAGCGGCCGCACCCAAACCGAGATCTTCGCGGCGCACCGCTTCGCCGAGCCGCGCTACCCCGCCCGCCTGCTCGCGCTCGACGTCCCGCGGCCGGAGCTGCACCGGCGCATCGACGCGCGGGTGGAGGCGATGTTCCGGGGCGGGATCCTCGACGAGGCGCGGGCGCTGCTCGAGCGCGCCGGCGGCGCGCTCCCGCCCAAGCTCCCCATCGGCTACGCCGAGGCGGCGGCCGCGGCGCGCGGGGAGCTCGCGGTGGACGAGGCGGTCCGCCGGGTCCAGGCCGCGACCCGGCGGTACGCGCGGCGGCAGGTCATCTGGCTCCGCAAGGAGCCGAGCCTCGAGTGGCTCGCGCCGCCGGCGGATCCGGCCCCGCTCGCGGAGGCGGTCGCGGCGGCGCTGCCCCGGTGA